tttatttattttttttcaaaattctCTTTCGCGAATGACATtccagtaggcttttttttttttgctgttttttttgtaGGCCTTCTCCAGAATTCCTTTTACATcatgtgaaagaaaaattttCTTTAACATTATAAACGTTAGGAAAGTTTCTTAAAATATTGATCACTAAGAAAACTATTGAAATTCTTGCCTTACGCGAGGAATTGCTAAAATATATTCCGAATTGTATAATTTTGAGTTATATCGAGATTATTTTGatcctttatttatctgtttttaatCCCTGTAATGTGAGTGGATCTCttactgaatatatatatatatatatatatatatatatatatatatatatatatatatatatatatatatatatatatatatatatatatatatatatataatattttttcttttaagtagaTATTTTCATTACATATAACAAGGCTACAATGATTTTGATTTATCCACTCATAATTTTGAACCTACCACTTGACTCAATACGGAAGTTATTTTACTCTGTTCATCCATTACCAGGTAGTGTATGTGGCCAGGAATCCCAAGGACATGTTGGTAtcctaccatcaccactgccggcTTATCAAGATGCATGGTTATGTTGGAAGTCTGGAGGATTTCATTCAGTACTTCGTGGACGATGATTGTAAGCCACTTCCAACGCATTCATCTCCCCTTCAATTATCCTTATATTCCATTGAATACGTATCACATTCCTTCGTTTATACTTACCTCAAACTAGTATCTCATGTACATTCACAAgaagaggcagtaggcacctgtcAAAACGAttattacttccagtgaggtctcaAGCACTGCACTGGTTTGAAAACTAGATCAAGGGATGCTGACCACTCAGAACAAAATGTTCTGGGAATTCACAAAATAAAGAGGCattcacagcctgtcctctaaagacaactcctTTCGTTGACACATCACTACGCCAACCTATTACGCGCACCCTCCACCCAAATTCAAAATTTAATATGGTGACACTTAGACCAGACTCGGTGACCCcgtctggggaagggaccacaaatgcaACAAGGTCGAACTGATGTtttggtatcaaccctaagtatcttgacaccacCGCCCTTCTTCAACTTCTGTTCAGTAACAGATCTAATTAATTTGTGGAACACCATCTCTATAAATTAAGCCTCATCTTTTTCCTACTGAAACGCAGGTGTCTGAGGGAACTGACAGGAAcctcttctctgttccctcttactttctcctgGCACTCTTCACTGTCGCCTAGATCTGCACTTTGAGCAATTCAatcttcaccaccagctttggctttcctctgtCTTCACTAACGAACCTGATGAAATACATTTTAACTTTCCTATCCTGGATGACCTAGAGAAGTTAAtgcaacaccctattcataTTCATGACCGTCtcggagatacacccaacactCTTGACCTTTCCCTAAGCTCTAATCCTTCCGCTTATGCTGTCCCTCTGTCTTTTCCGTTGGGTTCTTTCGATAACAACctcaaatgtgtattttttttcatgctacTCCAACACTTCCTCAGGTTCATCAAAAGCGCATGTGTCTCTATCGTTTTTCCTTTGCCAATTTGGGGTAACAGAGGAGGTATTATTATGATTCTCCATAgagtgactactgcttccgagTCAGAGACTCGTCTCTGGGCTGAGCGTatagcagaggtgatagtgtctttAATAGAGGCGTATACTCGTATTCCTCAGTCTTTCTATctccctaaaccttccaaaccttgtttCAACTCAGCCTGTTCTCTTGCTATACAACATAAAGAGGCGGCCCACAAACAATACTtaacccttccatcacctgtATCTCGTGCGATTTGTATTTCCGCCTGAAATTATGTCGAACCGGTTTTCCATCTAAGCAAAAATGTCGTTAACAATAGAGAATATTAATACCTTTCTGgatctaattcccctcatgATTTTTGGCACCTGGCGAAAAATATTTCCTacaacttttcttctctctttccctcccctattTCATTCCTACGCCGCCACTGGCgtctcatttatttctaaagctgaactcttccctcacacctctgctaaaaaaacactaacttggatgattcagggcgtgttcttctatctcctccaccctccctgcctccagTTAAGATCCTTCACAACGATGTTTTTCTTGCCATCCCTCGGAAGGCATATGGACCTGATGTGATCCCTCTCACTGTTTTtacgaaactgtgcctcagggtttgcaccttgcctagttcaactcttccagctctgtttatcaacatctacctttccttcttgctagaagtttccCTGCAtgcagcctgttcctaaaaagagtgatcgccatcctattgttttttctttccttcctctctaaaatgtttgaatccatcctcaacaggaagattcttaaacatctgtcacttcacaaccttctatctgatcgtagtatgggttccgtcgaggccgctctactggtgatctggctttatttttttgagtATAGGTCATCCTcgtttagggattttggtgaaattttccTGTTCAAATATCAAAAGTATTTCATAGAGCCTAACACAaaactttaatttccaaactaactTCTTatggcttctgtccttctctctgtaacttcacctcagttttcttttctgaccggtctattgctgctgtggtagaacctcagggttctgtcctgtcaactactttattcctattattcatcaatgatctcagccaaacttcttgtcctatccactcctatgctggtgataccactctgcatttatttttcctcgtctGTTCAAAGACGTCCAAACTTCAGGAATAAGAAACTCACACAGGGAAGTTACAGAccacttgacttctgatttaTCTAAAATTTCTGAGTGGTGTATACCAAATTCAGTATTGTTCAATTCCTGGAAATCTCAGTTCCACCatttatcaacttgacacaactttccagataaATACCCCCCTCtttttcactgacactcaactgttcacCTTTTCTACGTTGAATATCCTCAGTCTGACCtttaatctaaactagaaacgtCACATCTCATCAAtaactaaaacaacttctacGAAATTATtttgttctgagtcgtctccgctagttttctctgcttcccttcagataactctgtacagggcccttatccatccatgttttttttcttatgcaggAGTGAAACCGgtaaagggcaacaaaaatccaataaaaaaaaaaaaaaaaaaaaaacattgagatgccggtccccgaatagggtccggaactgtaataaaaaattgaaggataagtgtattgaaacctccctgttgaaggtgttcaagtcataggaatatggaaatacagaagcaggcagggagttccagattttcccagagaaagggatgaatgattcagaatactggtcaactcttgcattagagagatggacaaaatatgaatgagagaaagaagaaagtcttgtgtagcgaggccgcgggaggaggggaggcataaagttagcaagatcaaaagaccagtcagcatgaaaatagcggtagtagataggaagagatgcaacactgtggcgatgagaaagaggctgaagacagtcagtgatcagacgaaaagcttttgattccatcctgtctagaagagaggtttgagtggaatccccctagtcatgtgaaacatactccatacatggacggataaggtacagagttaacagctgggaggggggaaagagaaacTGGCAgacacgtctcagaacacttaacttcatagaagctgttttagttagagatgagatgtgaagtttccagtttagattataagaaaagacaaaccgaacatattcagtgtagaaaagcgggacagttgagtgtcattgaagaagagggcatagttgtctgctccaatcagaaattttagagaaatcagaagtcaagcgttttgtagcttccctgcgtgaactgtttacttcctgaagggctggacgtctacgaaaagacgtggaaaagtgcagggtgatatcatcagcgtaggcgtggataggacaagaagtttggttctGAAGATCATTGATGATATAATAGGaatagagtgggtgacaggacagaaccctgaagaacaccaatgaccgtctaccacagcagcaatagaacggtctgaaaagaaacaagataaagttacagagagaaagatagaagccgtagtttggaaaatcaaagcttcgtgtcagactctatcaaaagcttttggtatgtataagacaacagcaaaagtctcaccaaaatctttaaaaagaggatgactcagtaaggaaaaccagatcaccagtagagcggccttgacagaacgcTTACTGCCGATCTTATAGAAGTtagtgaagtgacagatgtttaataATGTTCCTGTtgtggatagaaaaaaaaaaaatctttagataggaaattaaagcaataggactatagtttgagggattagaacggtcaccatttttaggaacaggttgaatgtaggcaaactttcagcaagaaggagaggtatttgttgacagacatagctaaaatagtttgactaggcaaggtgcaaacacggaggagcagtttcgaagaacaataggagggacctcatcaggtctataagccttcccagggtttaggccagcgagggcatgaaaaacatcgttgtgaagaattttaataagtagcatgaagtagtcagagaatggaagagagggaggagcaagccctgaatcgtctaaggtagactttttagcaaaggtctgagcaaagagttcaggtttagagattgatgtgatagcattggtgccatctagttgaaatacaggagggaaagaagaagaagcaaagtttttgGAAATTTTTTTGCCAGGTGCCAGAAGTTatgaggggaattagatcttgaaagattttgacactttctattgatgaagtaatttttggctagttgcagaacagacttggcatggttccaggcagaaatattaaGCGCATGAGACTCTGATGATGGAAAGCTCAACTACCTTTTGTGATCCACCTCTCTGTTATGTATGGCAGGAGAACAgcctgtgttaaatcaaggtttggaaggtttagatcgaaAATATGAGTGAGGCatttacgcctccatgccagatcacctctgttatgcactcagcacacagagacaggtctcggCCACAGAAGCAGtattcattccaaggaaaatcagcgaaatacctcctcaggtattTCGCAGAGCAGAGGCAAAACTCTAGAGGCACGTCCGCTTTGGGGATTCTGAGCAAGGATTGCAGCAATAGGACAATATAtggatataagattgtgatcggaggaatccaacagaaaagagagggtaacagcaaaAGCAGGAGAtttagaagttaggaaaaagtcaagaatgttgggcgtatctcgaagacggtcaggaatacgagctAGGTGTTGCACTAGTTCGTCTAGGtcgtggagggaagaaaagttaaaggctagttcaccaggatggtcagtgaagggagaggaaagccaaagctgatggtgaacattgaagtctccaagaatggagatctccgcaaaagggaagagagccagaatgtgctccactttgcaagttaagtaatcaaagaatttcttatagtcagaagagttaggtgagaggtatacaagacgtaaatttagtttgagaatgactctgtagtcgtacctagatgatggaaaacttggaagattgaagagcgtgGGCAGGAGAACAATTTTAGTCGCTGCGAaaataaacgcaacatccagctttgaattgaaaatgaagatagaaaataggagggaacagaaaaggggctactgtcagttgcctcagacagctgtgtttcagtgaggaaaaggtgaggtttagtagaggagaggtggtattctacagattgaaaatgcATGGATTACGCTTCACATGTACTGGCTGTTCCACTTACACTGCTCTTCTATAGGGTAGAACCAAAAAACAATTCTTCTTTTCAAACTCCTCTCCCTTAACTGATTGTGTTCAGCctctttcatcgccgcaatgttgcatctcttggtatTTTCACAATAACTGACCTTGTCATCTCACTAAgtgcattcctcccctcctcccacagtcgTGCTGCACAAAACTAtttcctctcacccttattcCGTCCAGctatctaatgcaagagtattctgaatcattcatccctttttctagtAAACTTTGAAAATCCCTACCTGCTTccgtattttcttcttcctatgactcggactctttcaaaaggaaggtttcaagacaccctGAAATTTTGGATTATCCTTTTGACTCTTTTTCGTAACTGGtgctcagtggaccttttttttcgttttttttttttattaccattggacactgtgtgtgtgtgtgtgtgtgtgtgtgtgtgtgtgtgtgtgtgtgtgagtgatttcTTGCAAAAATGTTTCAATATTTATATTTCAGATAAAATTTCATTTACTAAAAAAGGTTAACTtaaatttggtttggttaggttatagCAGATTATTTCAGATCAATCAGCCATATTTTTTAGTGAATAACTTTCTAGTCAGTTTTTGCAATATAAAACTTGCAGGCCTACTAAAATTAAAAGTTTAAAgttcatttttatattcatatATTATCTATATTGAACAATACATGATTGACTGGATGAAATTAATCTACAGTAAGCTATGCAGACCAATATTAACCTAAATTTTACGACTTACAAGAAATACTAtcgaaaatattattatttatttcgtgAAACCCTTGATTACACAaattcctcatccttcttttctgtaTTCCACCCATCATTACgtattactatattttttataattatctTTCTCCCTTAATTATTCCGTTGTTTCATTTCCTAACTTATGCATTAACCTTTCACAGTGCTATACGGAACATACGCTGAACACTTAAAGGAAGCATGGGAGAGGCGTAACCATCCCAACTTCCACATTATGTTCTATGAGGACATGAAGGCAGACATAATTGGAGAACTCAAAAGGTTAGACGCCTTTCTGGGAACTAAATTGACACTGCAGCAACTGGACAATGTGGCTCGACACACGAGCTtcaaagagatgaaaaagagagaagagataacTTTGGGAATGGGAACTGGAGACAAAATATTCAATCAAGAGGTTACAAAGAAAGATGGTGGATTCTtcaggaaaggtgagagaaagagagagagagagagagagagagagagagagagagagagagagagagagagagagagagagagagagagagagagagagagagagatgcagacagTCACACAGATTAGCCTAAAACTCTTCTTTCTCGCAGGTGAAACTGGAGACTGGAGGAACAAACTCTCTCCAGAGCTCGCAGCTAAAGTGGATGCATGGGTtgagaaaaacatgaagaatATTAGTGCGGACTTCAAATATTCCATCTGAAAGTGTCCAGTGACAATAAGAGTTTTCTTTATGCATGTTCATTATACAGGTCAAGATTCTTGATGTATTGATATATATAATAATCATAGTATTTAAATCATTGTAGTATCTGGAAAAATGCTTTTAAATAAGAATTTCTCTCTAAAACATAAATTTTGATTTCCTCTCTACTTACGATGATGTTCTCGCTTTCTAACAACAAAAAGTAAGGTTACGAAAAGCGAAGAAACCAAGATATTGCAACATGATCCTAAAACATGAAAAGTACATATGGTGAGAGATAGTTTAATAGGGACGAACTTGAGACGGAAATTTGTAAAACAGTGCATCAATGGAACAATGTAAGACTGGCAAATTGTCTGTAGTAAGTAACTGTAAGAAAGAGCGTTAATATTCTTTGTAAATGAAGATTTTGAAGATTAACTTATAAGCTACGGGATTTGACAAACTAGATAACCCATACGTAGCAGTCATTGTGAAAGGCAAAAATAAGCACTATTCTTTTCACAGGAAGTATATTACATAATGTCACAATGTCAGCAAGGATGCCTGTCCCTtaactgaggagagagagatgtatatcCTGACAGTAGAGATACCGCCCGCAACTGAAGACTAGGGAGTGAGGATTGTGAACTACGCCTGCAGAGTTTGGATGCCTTCCCGCCTCTAGATCCCAGTGAGTGACTGGGTGGACAAGGCTGGCAGTATGGTACGGTATGGAATTTTTAACCATACTCCATACCTGACAAAAATACCGTATCCTAATTTTGTACCAtaccgatatatatatatatatatatatatatatatatatatatatatatatatatatatatatatatatatatatatatatatatatggcaatcATCATCAAATGGGCAAGTACTTCATCTAAACTCATAACAGTAGAGAAGAGGTAAAACATAATTTAGAACAAGTGGTGAAGTCATCAGATCTTAGAACAGtgatcccaccgctgccaccatagTGACTTCTAAGATTTGATGActtcaccatatatatatatatatatatatatatatatatatatatatatatatatatatatatatatatatatatatatatatatatatatatatatatatatactagaaCAAGTATACTATACTATATATACTAGAAGTAGTGGAGTCATCAAATCTTAGAACAGTCAtagtggtggcagcggtgggatcaCTGTTTTAAGATCCAATGACTTCACCACTTGTTCTAAATTATgttttacctctcctcttctttactgttTTGAGTTCAGATGAAGTACTTGCCCATCTGATGATGATTGCCACTGCTGGATCAGATAAggagcttggtgtgttggtagtGTGGATAACCGGTAGTGAGCTTGGTATTTCTGATAGCTTAGAGGCCGTTGGTATAAGTTGATAAAGTTGGTGTATGCCAGTAAAAGACACGTATGGtgagagttcttcttgatttgaTGATTAATAATGTACACACTTGATACGAGAGGAGATTGTAACAtgacgattgattgttctctctctctctgaagtgatatgaaatgATAACTGGGCAGTgtctctcaagactgactgtgactgagcgtaactgagtgagagaccaatACTGACTGCTCTTGCCTGGGTGACTGACTTGGACTGAGAGCTCGCTACCATGCGAGTTGTATTTATCCGAGCTAAGTGGATCACGTTTTGTTTTTGTGGGAGAAGGAATAACCAATAAGTTGCCATGAAACGAAGTGAAAGGACCAATAGGAGATATCGTTATTTTAGCCAATGACCAGCGAGAAGGACTGAGAACGAAcacaggtgttttccctaaggactggaagtgtgtgtgaaattcccttgagaggtagagaaggagaagaattaaAATAGAACAGGATGGCTGGACATGAGCACATGttggatgaatatatgaacacacGCATGGGGGATGGATATATAAAatggtgaatatatatatatatatatatatatatatatatatatatatatatatatatatatatatatatatatatatatatatatatata
Above is a window of Scylla paramamosain isolate STU-SP2022 chromosome 31, ASM3559412v1, whole genome shotgun sequence DNA encoding:
- the LOC135116438 gene encoding sulfotransferase 1A1-like, producing MDSLNSDPFPDASPSSDDANPFLEPFKILCSGRNPKDGICVQMAECTPDPRTIKTHLPFSLLPSLMLDTSKVVYVARNPKDMLVSYHHHCRLIKMHGYVGSLEDFIQYFVDDDLLYGTYAEHLKEAWERRNHPNFHIMFYEDMKADIIGELKRLDAFLGTKLTLQQLDNVARHTSFKEMKKREEITLGMGTGDKIFNQEVTKKDGGFFRKGETGDWRNKLSPELAAKVDAWVEKNMKNISADFKYSI